In the Chroococcidiopsis sp. SAG 2025 genome, one interval contains:
- a CDS encoding glycosyltransferase family 1 protein has product MHILIAALHRPSKPTGVCRHATNLAQCLADTNEVTKVTLIVGAWQKHYFKTFFSSKKINLLEIDIENSALARNMWFLFGLPKLANRLLPDLVYMSFPFPFVRTLFSSPVISTIHDLYPYESPEVFGYPNAIFNCLFLKQCLTNSNGLVCVSKSTANSLKLYFPNLHLRKLVTVIYNYVSLEGLKSNSLIHLPISDRDSFLLSIAQHRSNKNINIAIQAFCSLIKNKYLKTTTKLVIVGNNGPETEKIQQLINRLSLQERVLMLDSIEDSELCWLYQNCEMFIAPSSQEGFCLPLAEALHFSCKVVCSDIPIFREIGSSNCTYFDLQGDPVKNLSQAMINALEKPLNQTAKDLRFSKSDVAARYLKFYAAIARKNPLHVGFLQRVQTSFNKISTSNQNQSTSKVKKFNQ; this is encoded by the coding sequence ATGCATATTCTCATTGCTGCTTTACACAGACCTTCTAAGCCAACTGGTGTTTGCAGACACGCTACAAATTTAGCTCAATGCTTAGCTGATACAAACGAGGTCACTAAAGTAACTTTGATAGTAGGAGCATGGCAGAAGCATTATTTTAAAACATTTTTTAGCTCCAAAAAAATTAATTTGCTCGAAATAGATATTGAGAATAGTGCGTTGGCAAGAAATATGTGGTTTTTATTTGGTTTACCGAAATTGGCTAACCGTCTCTTGCCTGACTTAGTTTATATGTCATTTCCTTTCCCCTTTGTAAGAACGCTGTTCTCATCTCCTGTAATTTCTACGATTCACGATTTATATCCTTATGAAAGTCCTGAAGTCTTTGGATATCCAAATGCAATTTTCAACTGTTTATTTCTGAAGCAATGTCTAACAAATAGCAACGGTCTAGTTTGCGTGTCTAAATCTACTGCAAATAGCCTGAAATTATATTTTCCAAATCTTCATCTACGTAAACTAGTAACTGTTATTTATAACTACGTGAGTTTGGAAGGCTTAAAATCTAATTCGTTAATTCACTTGCCAATTAGCGATCGCGATTCTTTTCTATTGAGTATTGCTCAACATCGAAGCAATAAAAATATCAACATAGCAATTCAAGCTTTTTGCTCGTTAATTAAAAACAAGTATTTAAAAACTACGACTAAACTAGTTATTGTGGGCAACAATGGACCTGAAACCGAAAAAATTCAGCAGTTAATTAATCGACTCTCTCTTCAAGAGCGGGTGCTAATGCTTGATTCTATCGAAGATAGTGAATTATGCTGGCTGTATCAAAATTGTGAAATGTTTATTGCCCCTTCGTCGCAAGAAGGTTTTTGTTTACCTCTAGCAGAAGCTCTGCATTTTTCTTGTAAGGTAGTTTGCTCCGACATTCCAATATTTAGGGAAATTGGTTCCTCCAACTGTACTTACTTTGACTTGCAAGGAGATCCAGTAAAAAATCTCTCTCAAGCAATGATTAATGCTTTAGAAAAACCTCTCAATCAAACTGCAAAAGACCTTCGCTTTTCTAAATCGGATGTAGCCGCTCGTTATCTGAAATTTTATGCTGCGATCGCTAGAAAAAATCCATTACATGTCGGTTTTTTACAACGAGTGCAAACTAGTTTTAATAAAATCAGTACCAGCAACCAAAATCAATCTACATCGAAAGTCAAAAAGTTTAATCAATAA
- a CDS encoding glycosyltransferase family 4 protein — MKILISAYSCEPGMGSEPGVGWNIAREAAKYHEVWVLTRPDESQNEIEAELARNPIPNLHFIYFTLPFWRDSRRWGQSGGIQLHYYLWQIQAYFVARRLHQKISFDLMHHVTFMKYSIPCFLSLLPSPFIWGPVGGGESAPNTFWEDFSWKAKIYEITRSLIRKLGELDPFVHLTTKKSTVVRATTKDTAERLHKIGAKQVQILPGFGLPEEDMALLTQYEIPDETQVRFISIGRLLHWKGFHLGLRAFAQANLPNTEYWIVGEGPECDRLQILARDLGIDRKVKFWGKLPREKALDLLRDCHVLVHPSLHDSGGWVCMEAMAAGRPVLCLDLGGPAIQVTEETGFKVPALEPYQAVRDLAASMIHLVKDPELRISMGLAGRNRVSQNYSWNVIGEDLNKLYTEARSQKPGARMTK, encoded by the coding sequence ATGAAAATATTAATATCTGCATACTCCTGCGAACCAGGTATGGGTTCTGAACCTGGTGTAGGGTGGAATATTGCTCGCGAAGCTGCTAAATATCACGAAGTCTGGGTACTCACTCGACCTGACGAAAGTCAGAATGAGATTGAGGCAGAACTAGCACGTAACCCCATTCCCAACCTTCACTTTATTTATTTCACTCTCCCCTTTTGGCGTGACAGCCGCCGATGGGGACAATCTGGTGGAATACAACTGCATTATTACTTATGGCAAATTCAAGCATATTTTGTTGCTCGTCGCCTGCATCAGAAAATTAGCTTTGACCTGATGCACCATGTTACTTTTATGAAGTACAGCATTCCTTGCTTTCTATCTTTGCTACCATCTCCCTTCATCTGGGGACCAGTAGGAGGTGGAGAGTCTGCGCCGAATACCTTCTGGGAGGATTTTAGCTGGAAAGCCAAAATTTACGAAATTACCCGTAGCTTAATTCGCAAGTTGGGAGAGCTAGATCCCTTCGTACATCTGACTACTAAAAAGAGTACTGTAGTCCGAGCAACAACCAAAGATACAGCCGAGCGGCTCCATAAAATAGGCGCAAAGCAGGTACAAATCTTGCCAGGATTCGGATTACCTGAAGAAGATATGGCGCTTCTGACTCAATATGAAATACCTGACGAAACACAAGTCAGGTTTATCAGTATCGGTAGGCTTTTACACTGGAAAGGCTTTCATCTGGGACTACGTGCCTTCGCTCAAGCAAATTTACCTAATACAGAGTACTGGATTGTGGGAGAAGGACCGGAATGCGATCGCCTGCAAATTCTAGCACGAGATTTGGGCATCGATCGCAAAGTAAAATTCTGGGGCAAATTACCGCGTGAAAAAGCTTTAGACCTCTTAAGAGATTGCCACGTATTAGTTCATCCCAGTTTGCACGATTCTGGAGGATGGGTATGTATGGAAGCAATGGCAGCAGGTCGTCCCGTTCTCTGTTTGGATTTAGGAGGTCCAGCAATTCAGGTAACAGAGGAAACTGGTTTTAAGGTTCCAGCTCTCGAACCATATCAAGCTGTACGCGACCTCGCAGCCAGCATGATTCACTTAGTTAAAGATCCAGAACTGAGAATTAGTATGGGTCTTGCTGGACGAAACCGAGTCAGTCAAAACTATAGCTGGAACGTTATCGGCGAAGATTTGAACAAGCTTTATACAGAAGCCAGGAGTCAGAAGCCAGGAGCCAGAATGACTAAATAA
- a CDS encoding FkbM family methyltransferase, with translation MSTKDLVRRTLPPSAVIHLMAAMHYRKGEPELKILKSLVDRQKNSIDIGANKGIYTYFLARLSRHVFAYEPNPELAEFIHKSGRSNVSVYAIALSNRSGQANLSIPLVDNFLYDQLGSLEEKAVPQGSKTYQVPLKILDEQGHTNVGFIKIDVEGHEAATIDGAKNLLIAQRPNLLIEIEQKHHPDCDISEIFAKILALGYKGFFLLDGEFKSLDNFSLRKHQNIENYAGLSSLGKTYICNFIFQPSQS, from the coding sequence ATGTCTACAAAAGATTTAGTTAGAAGAACATTACCCCCTTCGGCTGTTATTCACTTAATGGCTGCGATGCACTACCGTAAAGGTGAGCCTGAGTTAAAAATACTTAAATCGCTTGTCGATCGGCAGAAAAACAGTATCGACATTGGGGCAAATAAAGGAATTTATACTTATTTTCTAGCTCGGCTTTCGCGCCATGTATTTGCTTACGAACCCAATCCAGAACTAGCAGAATTTATTCATAAATCGGGTCGTTCCAATGTGAGTGTTTACGCGATCGCTCTTTCCAATCGGTCGGGACAAGCAAATTTATCAATCCCACTTGTCGATAACTTTTTATACGACCAACTTGGAAGCTTAGAAGAAAAAGCTGTTCCTCAAGGTAGTAAAACATATCAAGTTCCATTAAAAATACTTGACGAGCAAGGTCATACAAACGTTGGTTTTATCAAAATTGACGTAGAGGGACATGAAGCGGCTACAATTGATGGAGCCAAAAATTTATTGATAGCTCAACGTCCAAATCTTCTGATTGAAATTGAACAAAAACATCATCCAGATTGCGATATTTCTGAGATATTTGCGAAAATTCTAGCTTTAGGTTACAAAGGTTTCTTCTTGCTAGATGGAGAGTTTAAGAGTTTAGATAACTTCTCTCTCAGAAAACACCAAAACATCGAGAATTATGCCGGGTTATCCTCTCTAGGAAAAACGTATATCTGCAACTTTATTTTCCAGCCTTCCCAAAGCTAG
- a CDS encoding glycosyltransferase family 1 protein produces the protein MRVAIARTMAEFSIDVHTNGLISGLKAVRPDWEIIELAPRSFDRTNSSWLLRVQKYYERFWRYPRKVKQQVADIFHIIEPCDAHLVYWLKQTGQPAIVTCHDLINFFYRDNLKGSVQLPLVSRNAWIYAVEGMKYADRIIAVSSATAQDTAQILDIEPARISVIPNAVEAIFRPLPKVEVESFRARQVIAKETFCLLNVGVNHPRKNLSKILQAVAVLVQQGLPIQFWKVGSDFNTEQKEFIQSHNLTKWIKYFGKPDKSTLIQLYNAANVLIAPSLHEGFGITILEAMACGTPVITSNVSAMPEVVGDAGILVNPNNPIEIADAVICLQKDPMYYQELVNKSLHRVKSFTWEKTAEQVAKVYEELLSARSSSNRSVSNN, from the coding sequence ATGCGTGTTGCGATCGCACGAACAATGGCTGAATTTAGCATTGATGTCCATACCAACGGTTTAATTTCAGGACTCAAAGCTGTCCGTCCAGATTGGGAAATCATTGAATTAGCACCGCGTTCTTTCGATCGCACTAATTCATCCTGGTTGCTGAGAGTGCAGAAATACTACGAACGTTTCTGGCGCTATCCTCGTAAAGTTAAACAGCAAGTAGCAGATATTTTTCATATTATCGAACCTTGTGATGCTCATCTCGTCTATTGGTTAAAGCAGACTGGTCAACCTGCGATCGTTACTTGTCACGACCTGATTAACTTTTTCTACCGCGATAATCTTAAAGGTTCGGTACAATTACCGCTAGTTAGTAGAAATGCTTGGATCTATGCTGTTGAAGGTATGAAATATGCCGATCGCATCATTGCTGTTTCCAGTGCAACCGCTCAAGATACAGCTCAAATATTAGATATTGAGCCAGCGCGTATTAGTGTCATTCCTAATGCTGTTGAAGCCATATTTAGACCTCTACCTAAAGTGGAAGTTGAGTCATTTCGCGCTCGGCAGGTAATTGCAAAGGAAACATTTTGTCTTTTAAATGTTGGCGTAAATCATCCCCGTAAAAATCTTTCTAAGATTTTACAAGCAGTAGCAGTTTTAGTTCAACAAGGTTTGCCAATACAATTTTGGAAAGTAGGGTCGGATTTTAACACCGAGCAAAAAGAGTTTATCCAAAGTCATAACTTAACCAAATGGATTAAATATTTTGGAAAACCAGATAAATCCACCTTAATACAGTTATATAATGCTGCTAATGTTCTAATTGCTCCTTCATTACACGAAGGGTTTGGAATCACTATTTTAGAAGCAATGGCTTGCGGTACTCCTGTCATTACTTCTAATGTCTCTGCTATGCCTGAAGTTGTTGGTGATGCTGGAATTTTAGTTAACCCAAACAATCCGATAGAAATTGCAGACGCAGTAATTTGTCTGCAAAAAGATCCGATGTACTATCAAGAGCTTGTAAACAAAAGTTTGCACAGAGTTAAGTCATTCACCTGGGAAAAAACAGCAGAGCAAGTAGCTAAAGTTTATGAAGAATTACTAAGTGCTAGATCGTCCAGTAATCGGAGTGTTTCTAATAATTAA
- a CDS encoding glycosyltransferase, protein MKVVEKIIHRKKQERKSNSCLRVLFVSHAYIVGVNQGKLQAIAEIDGIEVGLLAPNNWKALEWNRRLELEKPYSKIQIYSAPVLFAGRGGAHIYAPWRVWQVLNDFQPDIVQVEEEVFSMCAFELAIWTRIISKQLVVFGWENMDRNLPRFRHWVRQFVLNSASAIIAGNHEGADLLRHWGYTREIAIMPQMGVDTNLFAPQLSQGDRQEFHIGFLGRFVAGKGIDILFTAVSQLRQRGFNCRVILCGSGTSEADLRQEAEKQQIADLVIWEKAVPHEAAPIAIAQFDVLVLPSRTTPTWKEQFGHVLIEAMAMGVPVIGSTSGEIPHAIGRADLVFPEEDAHQLAAILERLICEPNWRQEVKSYCLNRVQQHYSHERIAARSLQLWQTLREWGVGNREWGAITDR, encoded by the coding sequence ATGAAAGTAGTAGAAAAAATTATTCATAGAAAAAAACAAGAACGTAAAAGTAACTCTTGTCTGCGCGTTCTTTTTGTCAGCCATGCCTATATAGTAGGTGTAAATCAGGGAAAACTTCAGGCGATCGCAGAAATTGATGGAATTGAAGTCGGTTTATTGGCTCCTAATAACTGGAAAGCATTGGAATGGAATCGCCGACTTGAACTAGAAAAACCGTACTCAAAAATCCAAATTTACAGCGCACCTGTGTTGTTTGCTGGTCGTGGCGGCGCTCATATTTACGCACCTTGGCGAGTTTGGCAAGTGCTGAACGATTTTCAACCTGACATAGTACAAGTCGAAGAAGAAGTCTTCTCAATGTGCGCGTTTGAACTAGCAATTTGGACGCGAATAATAAGCAAGCAATTAGTTGTGTTTGGTTGGGAAAATATGGATCGCAACCTACCCAGATTTCGCCATTGGGTGCGTCAATTTGTGCTGAATTCAGCCAGCGCCATCATTGCTGGAAATCATGAAGGAGCCGATTTATTGCGTCATTGGGGGTATACAAGAGAGATCGCAATTATGCCTCAGATGGGAGTAGACACGAATTTATTCGCGCCGCAATTATCCCAAGGCGATCGCCAAGAGTTTCATATCGGTTTTTTAGGACGATTTGTGGCGGGAAAAGGAATAGACATCTTATTTACCGCTGTTAGTCAACTGCGACAACGGGGTTTCAATTGTCGCGTTATCCTCTGCGGTTCTGGTACGAGTGAAGCAGATTTGCGTCAGGAAGCAGAAAAACAGCAGATTGCTGACTTGGTAATTTGGGAAAAAGCAGTACCACACGAAGCAGCACCGATCGCAATTGCACAATTTGACGTACTCGTACTTCCCTCACGCACGACTCCCACCTGGAAAGAACAGTTCGGTCATGTATTAATTGAAGCAATGGCAATGGGTGTGCCTGTTATCGGCTCTACCAGTGGCGAAATTCCTCACGCGATCGGACGAGCTGACTTAGTATTTCCAGAAGAAGACGCACATCAATTAGCAGCAATTTTAGAGCGGCTAATTTGCGAACCAAATTGGCGACAAGAAGTAAAAAGTTACTGTTTGAACAGAGTGCAACAGCACTACTCTCACGAACGAATTGCAGCACGATCGCTTCAACTATGGCAAACATTGAGGGAATGGGGAGTAGGGAATAGGGAGTGGGGAGCGATCACCGATCGCTGA
- a CDS encoding glycosyltransferase family 2 protein, translated as MKTKLLVSIVINNYNYERFLAEAIDSALSQTYPHTEVIVVDDGSTDNSRNIIASYGDRIISILQENGKQAAAFNSGFAISQGEIIIFLDSDDYLFPHTVERIVSIWKPHLAKVHYRLNVVDTFSQSLGYSCPQGALLSTGEVWCRLLEVGGYASTPTSGNALNRKALEQVFPIPDEYKLTADDYLSISIPFYGEVAAIEEPLGVYRIHHSNQWALATVTGDRFQRFVRHDLQNYSLLLQKASELGYKLPKDLEQRAIGRLWSRIISLRLDPQNHPIPSDRPLSLVYQGIRSLWKYSHFNWQKRSIYSLWFIWVGFMPLALAKPAIAWLYAPHFRPKAIAWIIKKIQSRANRAELFANQTLTIQK; from the coding sequence ATGAAAACTAAACTATTAGTTAGCATTGTCATCAATAACTATAACTACGAGCGCTTTTTAGCAGAAGCAATTGATAGTGCCTTAAGTCAAACTTATCCTCATACTGAAGTCATTGTTGTCGATGACGGATCTACAGATAATTCTCGCAATATTATTGCTAGTTACGGCGATCGCATCATTTCCATTCTGCAAGAAAATGGCAAACAAGCAGCCGCTTTTAATAGTGGATTTGCTATAAGTCAAGGTGAAATTATTATCTTCTTAGACTCTGACGATTATCTTTTTCCTCATACTGTCGAACGCATAGTTTCTATCTGGAAACCACATTTAGCTAAAGTACATTACCGCTTAAATGTAGTTGATACCTTTAGTCAATCTCTAGGATACTCCTGTCCGCAAGGTGCATTATTATCGACTGGCGAGGTATGGTGCAGATTACTAGAAGTTGGTGGTTATGCTAGCACGCCTACTAGTGGCAACGCACTTAATCGCAAAGCACTAGAACAAGTCTTCCCGATTCCCGATGAATATAAGCTAACCGCTGACGATTACTTATCAATTTCGATTCCTTTTTATGGAGAAGTAGCAGCAATTGAAGAACCTTTAGGTGTTTACCGAATTCATCATAGCAATCAGTGGGCTTTAGCTACAGTAACAGGCGATCGCTTTCAGAGATTTGTCCGGCACGATTTACAAAACTATTCCCTGCTATTACAAAAAGCAAGCGAATTAGGATATAAATTACCAAAAGATTTAGAACAAAGAGCTATCGGGCGATTATGGTCGCGGATTATTTCCTTACGGTTAGATCCTCAAAATCATCCAATTCCCTCAGATCGTCCTCTCTCACTTGTCTATCAGGGAATCCGTTCGCTTTGGAAATACTCGCACTTTAATTGGCAAAAACGATCGATCTATAGTCTCTGGTTTATTTGGGTGGGATTTATGCCTTTAGCTTTAGCAAAACCAGCGATCGCTTGGTTATACGCGCCGCATTTTCGCCCCAAAGCGATCGCTTGGATAATTAAAAAAATTCAGTCGCGGGCAAATCGAGCAGAGCTTTTCGCTAATCAAACATTAACTATTCAGAAATAA
- a CDS encoding glycosyltransferase, translating to MKIAYTTTYNARSLGTQGCNEWSGTGYYIAQSLKHQFASDIEYIGSLKNKLTLKARLKLKRHYHELFHKTYIKTTEPILLKNYANQVSKKLAQSDANIIFSATVDPIAYLECQQPIVFWADATFANLIDFYPQYSNLCQESISNGHLMEKTALQKSKLAIYSSEWAAQTAIEYYQADPAKVKVVPFGANIESSKTLYEVKDLIELRPLKPCKLLFIGVDWFRKGGDIALKVAQELNNLGLSTELTVIGSHPIVEGSLPSFVKPLGFISKSSREGQEKIHQLIGESHLLILPSLADCSPIVLCEANSLGVPCLSTKVGGIPTIIRTGLNGATFDKEADISDYCKYVIHLFTNYKEYKDLALSTFNEYQTRLNWKVAGKTVKKLLVDNLN from the coding sequence ATGAAGATAGCATACACAACCACCTATAATGCTCGCTCTTTAGGTACGCAAGGCTGTAATGAATGGTCGGGAACAGGTTATTACATAGCTCAGTCACTCAAGCACCAGTTCGCCAGTGACATAGAGTATATTGGTTCTCTAAAAAATAAATTGACGTTGAAAGCTCGGCTAAAATTGAAGCGTCACTATCACGAGCTTTTTCACAAAACTTATATCAAAACTACGGAACCGATACTTCTTAAGAATTACGCCAATCAGGTTTCTAAAAAACTAGCTCAAAGCGATGCAAATATCATATTTAGTGCCACGGTAGATCCGATCGCCTATCTTGAATGCCAACAGCCAATTGTTTTCTGGGCGGATGCGACTTTTGCTAACTTAATAGATTTTTATCCCCAATATAGCAATCTATGTCAGGAGTCAATTAGCAACGGACATTTAATGGAAAAAACTGCTCTCCAGAAATCTAAGCTAGCAATTTATTCATCTGAATGGGCAGCTCAAACCGCTATTGAATATTACCAAGCCGATCCAGCAAAAGTAAAAGTTGTACCTTTTGGGGCAAACATTGAAAGTAGTAAAACTCTTTATGAAGTTAAAGATTTAATTGAACTCAGACCCTTAAAGCCATGTAAATTGCTATTTATTGGAGTTGATTGGTTCCGTAAGGGGGGAGATATTGCCCTTAAGGTTGCTCAGGAGTTAAATAACTTAGGTTTAAGTACAGAGCTAACAGTTATTGGCTCTCATCCTATTGTAGAAGGTTCTCTACCTAGTTTTGTTAAACCTTTGGGTTTTATTAGTAAATCTAGTCGCGAAGGTCAAGAGAAAATTCATCAACTTATTGGCGAATCTCACTTGCTAATTTTGCCCTCACTTGCAGATTGTTCGCCCATTGTTTTATGCGAAGCTAATTCACTAGGCGTGCCTTGTCTGTCCACTAAAGTTGGTGGAATTCCGACAATTATTAGAACAGGTTTAAATGGTGCAACATTTGACAAAGAAGCCGATATTTCGGATTACTGTAAATATGTAATTCATCTATTTACTAACTATAAAGAATACAAAGATCTGGCACTTTCTACCTTTAATGAATATCAGACGCGGCTTAACTGGAAGGTGGCTGGAAAAACCGTGAAAAAATTACTGGTAGACAACCTAAATTAG
- a CDS encoding glycosyltransferase family 4 protein, whose translation METLANKTLSLWQAEGRRLIPQNFAAFRSLISQAKDLAQQGNYEAAAVYGQIAANYAQLNHCGFFVSSELEQLLLTIGRKAIPSALDPQKDSSLPKTVKHVLHVSTHLSNIGGIPRLMRRWIQQDTERSHSVALTRQAPNEIPQDLKDAVSNSQGKIYVLNDRSGGIISRAKRLRECAATADIVVLHTWEYDVVPTIAFANKAQSPAIVYTNHGDHWFWVGAAISDAIANLRESGMHLSQQRRGIEAKRNLLLSTILEPADRKLSRSQAKQQLGIDENSIMLLSIARAVKYKTVDGVNFADAHVELLKRYDRAILVAIGAGHSDEDWSPAIQQTQGRIRVLGETKDTAVFYQAADIYVDSFPFVSITSILEAGSYGVPSVSRYPYSSDLCGVLGSDMPGLTGNLIRVRDLEEYTAVLSHLVEDEEFRLSLGEATRNKIAATHWGSHWQNALN comes from the coding sequence ATGGAAACACTAGCTAACAAAACACTCAGCCTTTGGCAAGCAGAAGGTCGCCGCCTGATCCCACAAAATTTTGCGGCGTTTCGCAGCCTGATCTCGCAAGCAAAAGACTTAGCGCAGCAAGGCAACTACGAAGCAGCAGCAGTGTACGGGCAGATTGCAGCCAACTACGCTCAATTGAACCATTGTGGTTTTTTCGTCAGCTCCGAGCTAGAGCAGCTCCTCCTCACCATTGGACGCAAGGCAATCCCGAGCGCTCTCGATCCTCAAAAGGATTCTTCGTTGCCCAAAACGGTGAAGCACGTACTTCACGTATCAACCCATCTTTCTAATATCGGTGGTATACCCAGATTAATGCGGCGCTGGATTCAACAGGATACCGAGCGATCGCACTCGGTTGCTTTAACGAGGCAAGCACCGAACGAAATTCCTCAAGACCTGAAAGATGCCGTATCCAATAGCCAGGGCAAGATCTACGTATTAAACGACCGCAGTGGCGGGATTATCTCTCGTGCCAAAAGGCTACGCGAATGTGCCGCAACCGCAGATATCGTCGTGCTACATACCTGGGAGTACGACGTTGTACCAACAATTGCATTTGCTAATAAAGCACAATCTCCAGCAATTGTCTATACAAATCACGGCGACCATTGGTTTTGGGTAGGAGCTGCTATCAGTGACGCGATCGCGAATCTCCGCGAGTCTGGAATGCATCTATCTCAACAGCGCCGAGGGATTGAGGCAAAACGTAACCTGCTTCTATCGACGATTTTAGAACCAGCTGATAGAAAACTGTCGCGATCGCAAGCCAAGCAACAACTTGGAATTGACGAAAACAGTATCATGCTGCTCTCCATTGCCAGAGCAGTTAAATATAAAACAGTTGATGGCGTTAATTTTGCTGATGCCCACGTTGAATTACTAAAGCGATACGATCGAGCGATCTTGGTTGCGATCGGTGCAGGTCATAGTGACGAAGATTGGTCGCCAGCGATCCAGCAAACCCAGGGAAGAATTCGAGTCTTGGGAGAAACTAAAGATACCGCTGTATTTTATCAAGCTGCCGACATCTATGTTGACTCGTTTCCTTTCGTTTCCATTACATCCATACTAGAAGCTGGCAGCTACGGCGTACCCTCAGTGAGCCGTTATCCATACTCCTCCGATCTATGCGGCGTTCTTGGCTCTGATATGCCTGGTTTGACTGGCAATTTGATTCGAGTGCGGGATCTCGAAGAGTATACAGCAGTTTTATCCCATTTAGTTGAAGATGAAGAGTTTCGTCTATCGCTTGGGGAAGCCACCAGAAATAAAATAGCCGCAACTCATTGGGGTAGTCATTGGCAGAATGCTTTGAACTGA
- a CDS encoding DegT/DnrJ/EryC1/StrS family aminotransferase: MSEQRQIPIAKPWMSEAEADAAKRAIMSGWVTQGPEVTAFEQEFAAYVGAKSACAVSNCTTALHPALLAVGVQPGDEVITVSHSYIATANSIRYCGAIPVFVDIEPHTYNINPTLIEAVVSDCTRAILVVHQMGMPCDLKAIVDVAGRYNLPVIEDAACAIGSEILWEGQWEKIGKPHGDIACFSFHPRKVITTGDGGMLTTSNPEWERQFRLWRQHGMSVPDTIRHGAKQVIFETYPMLGYNYRMTDIQAAVGREQLKRLPEIVARRRYLAQRYQQQLSEVRGLKLPTEPNWAKSNWQSYCVRLPEECHQVQVMQAMLDAGISTRRGIMCAHREEAYQSEAWSCGSDRLIESEEATDRAIILPLFHQMTEPEQDRAIAVLKTVCL; encoded by the coding sequence ATGTCTGAACAGAGGCAAATCCCGATCGCCAAACCTTGGATGAGTGAAGCCGAGGCAGATGCCGCTAAGCGGGCGATTATGTCCGGCTGGGTGACGCAAGGACCCGAAGTCACCGCTTTCGAGCAAGAGTTTGCAGCCTATGTGGGGGCAAAGTCTGCTTGTGCGGTTTCTAACTGTACCACGGCATTACATCCAGCTTTGTTAGCCGTGGGCGTGCAGCCTGGGGATGAGGTCATTACCGTCAGTCATTCTTATATTGCGACTGCCAATAGTATCCGATACTGCGGTGCGATCCCCGTATTTGTCGATATCGAGCCGCATACTTACAACATTAATCCGACTTTAATTGAAGCGGTGGTGAGCGATTGCACCCGCGCGATTCTCGTCGTCCACCAGATGGGAATGCCTTGCGACCTCAAAGCGATTGTGGACGTTGCCGGTCGCTACAATTTACCAGTTATCGAAGATGCAGCCTGCGCCATTGGCAGTGAAATTCTCTGGGAAGGACAGTGGGAAAAAATCGGCAAACCACACGGCGATATTGCCTGCTTTTCCTTCCATCCCCGCAAGGTAATTACGACTGGTGATGGTGGAATGCTAACCACCAGCAATCCTGAATGGGAGCGGCAGTTTCGTCTGTGGCGACAACACGGCATGAGCGTTCCCGATACTATACGCCACGGCGCGAAACAAGTGATTTTCGAGACTTACCCGATGTTGGGCTACAACTACCGGATGACTGACATTCAGGCAGCAGTAGGACGGGAACAGCTCAAGCGCTTGCCGGAGATTGTCGCACGCCGCCGCTACTTAGCACAGCGATACCAACAACAGCTCTCAGAGGTGCGGGGCTTGAAATTGCCCACCGAGCCAAATTGGGCAAAAAGTAACTGGCAGAGCTATTGCGTCCGTCTACCAGAGGAATGCCACCAGGTGCAAGTCATGCAGGCGATGTTGGATGCAGGAATTTCCACGCGACGCGGGATTATGTGCGCCCATCGCGAAGAGGCATATCAAAGTGAAGCTTGGTCTTGCGGTAGCGATCGCCTAATAGAAAGCGAAGAAGCTACCGATCGCGCCATCATCTTACCACTTTTCCACCAAATGACCGAGCCGGAACAAGATCGCGCGATCGCGGTTTTGAAAACTGTTTGTCTTTAA